From the genome of Mixophyes fleayi isolate aMixFle1 chromosome 2, aMixFle1.hap1, whole genome shotgun sequence, one region includes:
- the LOC142141336 gene encoding purine nucleoside phosphorylase LACC1-like isoform X1, translating into MPSAGSIPAIGSPSPLRSTQYDWLLSPPLHPALPLPGAVLSPSSALIVLHPRPVSADHIAVITASVCQVLPQVTQHQISSTVPRKGHFCSSKYSNLFETENMTEAVLIDMFSVEFSSHYYCINQILSKAMDIVGKNSDLAIYIMYCQTFGCDSNDAREIFLRAIRSFQALKKRIELISTASVAATLYNIKQKLDEKNINRVKILLPQRRTCLMKAFIERLFTKVYTFEFELLELNNEMDKAVESSSLDQTLTENQLELVESDIHIFLGNLLGRGELTILKSSLIPENVFNHGFTTRCGGVSYIPELSSLNLFSSSNRKDPPAVVAENLRRLSKAVGFNANNFYLVKAAHANDVWIMGKKEPDSYDGIVTNQKGVTIAAPGADCIPLLFSDPVKKAFGAAHSGWKGTLLGAAMATVNAMTSEYGSDVKDILVVLGPSVGPCCFTLTQEEARAFHDIDPRCVRQFESPNPYVDIRRATRILLERGGILPKNIQDELVLCTSCNPDLFFSNTRDGENFGTQIGFICAKN; encoded by the exons ATGCCATCAGCAGGATCCATCCCAgccattggctccccttcccctctccGCAGCACGCAGTATGACTGGCTGCTGTCTCCTCCTCTTCACCCGGCTCTTCCTCTTCCTGGTGCAGTGTTGTCACCGTCCTCTGCTCTCATTGTTCTACATCCGAGACCTGTATCCGCCGATCACATCGCCGTTATCACAGCCTCTGTCTGCCAG GTGCTACCTCAAGTTACCCAACATCAAATATCCTCTACGGTCCCCAGAAAGGGACACTTTTGCTCTTCAAAATATTCAAACCTTTTTG AAACAGAAAACATGACAGAAGCTGTCCTAATTGACATGTTTAGTGTGGAATTTAGTTCCCATTATTACTGCATTAACCAAATACTGAGTAAAGCAATGGATATTGTTGGGAAAAATAGTGATCTTGCTATCTACATAATGTACTGCCAAACATTTGGATGTGACAGTAATGATGCTCGAGAAATCTTTTTGCGTGCAATCAGATCTTTTCAAGCCCTGAAGAAGCGCATTGAATTAATCAGCACTGCTAGTGTTGCTGCCACCCTGTATAATATTAAGCAAAAACTGGATGAAAAGAATATAAACAGAGTGAAAATCCTCCTGCCACAGCGACGAACTTGCCTGATGAAAGCATTTATAGAGCGTCTCTTCACCAAAGTCTACACATTTGAATTTGAGTTGTTGGAATTAAACAATGAGATGGACAAGGCTGTAGAGTCTTCCAGCCTGGACCAGACGCTTACAGAGAACCAGCTTGAACTAGTTGAGAGTGATATCCACATTTTCCTGGGAAATCTTCTTGGCAGAGGAGAACTCACCATTCTTAAATCATCTTTAATACCAG AAAACGTGTTTAATCACGGGTTTACCACACGCTGCGGTGGTGTATCCTACATTCCTGAGCTCTCTTCCTTGAACCTCTTTTCCAGCAGCAATAGAAAAGATCCCCCTGCAGTAGTTGCTGAGAACCTGCGTCGCCTGTCTAAGGCTGTGGGCTTTAATGCCAACAACTTTTATCTTGTGAAG GCTGCTCATGCCAATGATGTTTGGATCATGGGAAAGAAAGAACCTGACAGCTATGATggaatagtaaccaatcagaaagGTGTCACAATAGCAGCTCCTGGTGCAGACTGTATACCTTTGCTTTTTTCCGATCCAGTAAAAAAAGCCTTTGGTGCTGCTCATTCAG GCTGGAAAGGGACCCTGCTAGGAGCTGCAATGGCCACAGTAAATGCTATGACATCAGAGTATGGGAGTGATGTGAAGGACATACTGGTTGTACTGGGCCCATCGGTGGGACCATGCTGCTTTACTCTAACACAAGAGGAGGCCAGAGCCTTTCATGACATCGACCCGCGGTGTGTTCGGCAGTTTGAGTCTCCAAACCCATATGTTGATATCAGAAGAGCAACACG